One genomic segment of Paenibacillus xylanexedens includes these proteins:
- a CDS encoding glycosyltransferase, with amino-acid sequence MKATVAICTYNRAYDLSESVLSATRQHVEYDVEIIVIDNNSTDHTAQLVQEIQDIEGVDNVKYVLEKKPGLSAARNRAIREARGEYILFLDDDAIASPLWIQHIVDVFESDSSIGCVGGKIEPLWESQKPDWIPSENLSLYTILDYADHVVEMPNPSIPFGANVAFRTQLFQDIAPFREDLGRVGKNLLSNEESELIARIRVQHKVFYTPFGSVQHKVSKERTTKNWFLRRVFWQGVSDAVRKKDKGTIRTVKHAIRLAQGVIRALLCIYSPKRFTRQLAQICYRNGLIIGILRYNSKE; translated from the coding sequence ATGAAAGCCACTGTAGCCATATGCACGTATAACAGAGCCTATGATCTGAGTGAATCTGTTCTTAGTGCCACTCGGCAACATGTTGAATATGACGTTGAAATAATCGTGATTGATAACAATTCAACCGACCACACAGCGCAACTTGTTCAGGAGATTCAGGACATTGAAGGTGTAGATAACGTCAAGTATGTTCTGGAGAAAAAGCCGGGTTTATCGGCCGCAAGGAATCGAGCCATTCGTGAAGCACGCGGGGAGTACATCCTTTTCCTGGATGATGATGCTATCGCATCTCCGCTATGGATTCAACATATCGTTGATGTATTCGAGAGTGACTCTTCTATCGGATGTGTGGGAGGCAAGATTGAACCTCTCTGGGAGAGCCAGAAGCCAGACTGGATTCCTAGCGAGAACCTGTCGCTGTATACCATTCTGGATTATGCAGACCATGTCGTTGAGATGCCTAATCCATCGATACCGTTCGGTGCGAATGTAGCGTTTCGTACACAGCTCTTTCAGGACATCGCGCCTTTTCGTGAGGACCTGGGAAGAGTGGGGAAGAACCTGTTATCCAATGAAGAGAGTGAGCTAATCGCGCGGATCAGGGTCCAGCATAAAGTGTTTTATACGCCCTTCGGCTCCGTTCAACACAAGGTGTCCAAAGAACGAACGACCAAGAACTGGTTTTTGCGACGTGTCTTCTGGCAAGGCGTCAGTGATGCTGTTCGCAAAAAAGACAAGGGTACGATTCGAACAGTAAAACACGCTATCCGTTTGGCGCAAGGAGTTATTCGAGCCTTATTATGCATTTACAGTCCGAAGCGTTTCACCCGGCAACTGGCTCAAATCTGCTACCGGAACGGTCTGATCATCGGGATACTCAGATATAACAGTAAGGAATGA
- a CDS encoding lipopolysaccharide biosynthesis protein — translation MSQLVLPKLLKGNSLLQTIVHTSGTNVIIMVFTTITSIITSRMFGVEGKGAFSAILFWPTFLIGLVSWGLPTSIIYNLKREAAEKSAEYLRLSFMVQIPISFILGAIAWIYMPSWMADYPPEVITIARWFTVTSIPVLILINLLSALSQSRDRFQVYNGIRLYNPVLKVIVMISLWLLGAMSIGMASFVSIASSVVVVAWAAYTLRDSLKFKWFTKAIDRKAAKNLFGYGSRVFGVELLGTLYTQFDKIIILALLTPRDFGLYSVVFALSRIYNAVQNAISSVVFPKVTGLPQEQVIRTVGRAFRLSLIIMTIIVVPTMFVGNWLMGVLFGNEFLEASQAFYILAFECIIGGGSWILASAFNALGRPGLVMIRQLIALSVTIGLFFVLTPLWGLNGIAIALLIGSIVRMMVTVAAMKIAFKVKFSGMFFDKKDISFLTERLNKKRRVTQGGDGDAGH, via the coding sequence ATGTCACAACTCGTGCTCCCAAAACTCTTAAAAGGCAACAGTCTGTTACAGACCATTGTGCATACCAGTGGAACAAACGTCATTATTATGGTTTTTACCACGATTACTTCGATTATTACTTCTCGGATGTTTGGTGTTGAAGGTAAGGGAGCTTTTTCGGCGATCTTGTTCTGGCCGACATTTCTCATTGGCCTGGTAAGTTGGGGACTTCCAACCTCGATTATCTATAACCTGAAACGGGAAGCTGCGGAAAAAAGCGCTGAATATCTGCGACTTAGCTTCATGGTCCAAATTCCGATTAGCTTTATTCTTGGAGCGATTGCCTGGATCTATATGCCTTCCTGGATGGCGGATTACCCGCCAGAGGTCATTACGATTGCCCGCTGGTTTACCGTCACCAGTATTCCGGTACTGATCCTGATTAATCTGTTATCTGCTCTGTCGCAGAGTCGTGACAGATTCCAGGTCTATAACGGGATACGGTTATATAATCCGGTGTTGAAAGTGATTGTCATGATCTCTTTATGGTTGCTTGGTGCGATGAGCATTGGAATGGCTTCTTTTGTGTCCATAGCAAGTTCAGTGGTCGTTGTCGCATGGGCAGCATATACGCTCAGAGATAGCCTGAAGTTTAAGTGGTTTACCAAGGCTATCGATCGAAAGGCAGCCAAAAATCTGTTTGGTTACGGCAGTCGGGTATTTGGTGTGGAACTCCTCGGTACCCTCTACACCCAGTTCGACAAGATTATTATATTGGCTCTGCTTACGCCTAGAGATTTTGGACTCTATTCCGTCGTCTTTGCGTTATCTCGCATCTATAATGCGGTGCAAAATGCAATAAGCAGTGTTGTATTCCCCAAGGTCACCGGATTACCACAGGAACAGGTCATTCGTACCGTAGGGCGAGCATTCCGACTCTCTTTAATTATCATGACAATCATCGTCGTGCCAACCATGTTTGTAGGGAATTGGCTGATGGGTGTTTTGTTCGGTAATGAGTTTTTGGAGGCGAGTCAGGCATTTTATATTTTGGCTTTTGAATGTATTATTGGCGGTGGTTCCTGGATTCTCGCTTCTGCATTCAATGCTTTGGGAAGACCGGGGCTGGTTATGATCAGACAACTCATTGCGTTGTCAGTCACGATTGGTCTGTTTTTTGTGCTTACTCCCCTATGGGGATTAAACGGTATCGCCATTGCCCTGCTCATCGGCTCGATCGTGCGCATGATGGTCACCGTTGCAGCGATGAAGATCGCGTTTAAAGTCAAGTTTAGTGGCATGTTTTTCGACAAAAAGGATATTTCTTTCCTAACTGAACGGTTGAATAAAAAAAGAAGAGTCACCCAAGGAGGAGATGGAGATGCTGGGCACT